Proteins from one uncultured Anaeromusa sp. genomic window:
- a CDS encoding PD-(D/E)XK motif protein, which produces MIMTFSDFKNKWNTMEPIDNGYLSLPLEHPLEFHIGYYSGEAKSLVLLNSDKVSDMPPSYAIKPINSKLNNDTWILELRLIHNSYEEVYLRLCWDLIETSRISYNPKSAFIKRYLVWQKLLQCVNNNILPFQRQKGLLGELLYLLEMLKKGKREQVLKSWLGPEGCDQDFVFDDTWSEIKTVAMAAETVNISSLQQLDCQEAGKLVVYFLEKTTSVADCVVLPQIVEEVRDMFQKDVLLEDLFDMKLFMYGYREEDVEEYSKNKFKLIEKKEYCVGDDFPKLIRKDITPAITSCSYSLSLAALDQYKGR; this is translated from the coding sequence ATGATTATGACGTTTAGTGATTTTAAAAACAAGTGGAACACGATGGAACCGATAGATAATGGATATTTAAGTCTTCCACTAGAACATCCTTTAGAATTTCATATAGGCTATTATTCAGGTGAAGCTAAAAGTCTAGTATTATTGAATAGCGATAAAGTGAGTGACATGCCTCCATCATATGCTATAAAACCTATCAATAGTAAATTGAATAATGATACTTGGATTTTGGAGCTTCGATTGATACATAATTCTTATGAAGAGGTATATCTTAGACTTTGTTGGGATTTAATAGAGACATCTCGTATTTCATATAATCCTAAAAGTGCTTTTATTAAAAGATATTTAGTGTGGCAAAAACTGCTGCAATGTGTCAATAATAATATATTGCCTTTTCAAAGACAAAAAGGGTTATTAGGAGAATTACTATATTTGCTTGAAATGCTAAAAAAAGGAAAACGAGAGCAAGTATTGAAGAGTTGGCTTGGTCCAGAAGGTTGCGATCAGGATTTTGTTTTTGATGATACCTGGTCGGAAATCAAGACAGTTGCAATGGCAGCCGAAACAGTTAATATTTCGTCATTACAGCAACTTGATTGCCAGGAAGCGGGAAAACTAGTTGTATATTTTCTAGAAAAAACGACCAGTGTTGCTGATTGTGTTGTGTTGCCACAAATAGTTGAAGAAGTTCGAGATATGTTTCAAAAAGATGTACTTTTAGAAGATTTATTTGATATGAAATTATTTATGTATGGCTATAGGGAAGAAGATGTAGAAGAATATTCGAAAAACAAATTCAAGCTAATTGAAAAAAAAGAATATTGTGTAGGCGATGACTTTCCCAAACTAATACGGAAAGACATTACACCTGCAATTACATCTTGCTCATACTCACTTTCACTAGCCGCGTTGGATCAATATAAAGGGAGATAG
- a CDS encoding AIPR family protein has protein sequence MDSNEFRKDFLESIRSEAAVLGEGSCAAFTTNMAESLVNIEVLPDFIPCFYIGTGKGNRKFRVDGYSLDELDYTINLIIADYEGIEERTLAKAGIKQCLARLSCFVDQAYNSQLCNEIEISTPCSDLVDLLRVNKESIRKYRLIIFTDATLSETVKVLDSFEIEDVKAECQIWDIERLFRVCSSEHGIEEVEIDFTDYLPDGIPCLEASYAKSIEYKSYLCVMPGTVLADIYDKFGSQLLEGNVRSFLSTKVAVNKKIRDTIMRCPTMFFAFNNGISATAMEVSIENTEKGKYITRAKKFQIINGGQTTASLSNTRYKDKKELDEVYVQMKLTQLGEMDDDKATELIRCISRSSNSQNKVSDADFFATHPFHVRMEQFSRRIFAPAVEGAQYETKWFYERARGQYLQAQMRMTPAKKKQFVLQNPKEKVITKTDLAKVRNTWSGFPQVVSKGAQTNFMKFAEKIDDSWAENDMKFNERYFQESVSLVILFKHTEGLIPKQAWYEQGYRANIVTYSIALFHLLLYHQHKDKMLDLMNIWNRQAVPDAVTQALEIITEKVFYKITATDRPTINVTQWCKRDACWDGVRKLNISLPQSIESVLINKSAVKVAEKEARADQKVVSGLEMQRKVLEYSAEQWAAVMNFVKSRSLVTPGEETALKVASKLPGKLPNSYQCQQLLGVLDRAKSEGFVL, from the coding sequence ATGGATAGTAATGAATTTAGAAAAGACTTTCTTGAAAGTATAAGGTCAGAAGCCGCTGTATTAGGGGAGGGCTCATGTGCAGCATTCACTACCAATATGGCGGAATCTTTAGTGAATATCGAAGTATTGCCAGACTTTATACCATGCTTTTATATTGGAACAGGTAAGGGAAATAGAAAATTTCGTGTGGATGGTTACAGTTTAGATGAATTGGACTACACAATAAATTTGATTATTGCAGATTATGAAGGAATAGAGGAGCGAACTTTAGCAAAAGCTGGAATCAAACAGTGTCTTGCGCGGTTGTCCTGTTTTGTAGATCAGGCATATAATAGTCAATTGTGTAATGAGATTGAAATAAGTACACCTTGTTCAGATTTAGTGGATCTTTTACGTGTAAACAAAGAGTCTATTAGGAAATACCGCTTGATTATTTTTACGGATGCTACGTTGAGCGAAACTGTGAAAGTACTAGATAGCTTTGAAATAGAAGACGTTAAGGCAGAGTGCCAGATATGGGATATTGAACGCTTATTTAGGGTTTGTAGTTCTGAACATGGAATAGAAGAAGTTGAAATAGATTTTACGGACTATCTTCCGGATGGAATTCCTTGTCTTGAAGCAAGTTATGCGAAGTCTATCGAATACAAAAGCTATCTTTGTGTAATGCCTGGAACTGTTTTAGCTGATATTTATGATAAGTTTGGAAGTCAGCTATTGGAAGGCAATGTTCGATCTTTTTTATCAACAAAGGTTGCGGTGAATAAAAAAATTAGGGATACTATAATGCGTTGTCCAACGATGTTTTTTGCGTTTAATAATGGTATTTCTGCGACGGCCATGGAGGTTTCAATTGAGAATACCGAAAAAGGGAAATACATCACAAGAGCAAAAAAATTCCAGATTATTAACGGAGGGCAGACAACGGCATCACTGTCTAATACTCGATATAAAGATAAGAAGGAATTAGATGAAGTGTATGTGCAGATGAAACTTACTCAATTAGGAGAAATGGATGATGATAAGGCGACAGAACTGATTAGATGCATATCTCGATCTTCTAACAGCCAGAATAAAGTTAGTGATGCAGATTTTTTTGCAACGCATCCATTTCATGTGCGGATGGAACAGTTTTCGAGAAGAATTTTTGCACCTGCTGTTGAAGGGGCGCAATATGAAACTAAATGGTTTTATGAACGTGCTCGAGGTCAGTACCTGCAAGCACAAATGCGCATGACTCCGGCGAAGAAAAAACAATTTGTCTTGCAGAATCCAAAAGAAAAAGTCATTACAAAAACGGATTTAGCAAAAGTGCGAAATACTTGGAGCGGATTTCCGCAAGTAGTAAGTAAAGGGGCCCAGACAAATTTTATGAAGTTTGCCGAGAAAATTGATGATTCTTGGGCAGAAAATGACATGAAATTTAACGAACGCTATTTTCAAGAGTCAGTTTCTTTGGTAATTTTATTTAAGCATACAGAGGGCTTAATTCCCAAGCAGGCATGGTATGAGCAAGGATATCGTGCCAATATTGTTACATATTCTATTGCGTTGTTTCATTTATTGCTTTACCATCAGCATAAAGATAAAATGCTGGATTTAATGAATATTTGGAATCGGCAGGCGGTTCCTGATGCTGTAACTCAGGCTTTAGAGATTATCACAGAAAAAGTGTTTTATAAAATTACAGCTACGGATAGGCCTACTATTAATGTCACACAGTGGTGTAAGCGTGATGCTTGCTGGGATGGGGTTCGAAAACTTAATATTTCGCTTCCTCAAAGCATTGAATCGGTGCTTATTAATAAGAGCGCTGTGAAGGTAGCTGAAAAAGAAGCCAGAGCTGATCAAAAAGTTGTATCAGGACTTGAAATGCAGAGGAAAGTACTTGAGTATAGTGCTGAACAGTGGGCGGCTGTAATGAATTTTGTTAAGAGTAGAAGTCTAGTTACTCCTGGAGAAGAAACTGCTTTAAAGGTTGCATCTAAGCTCCCTGGAAAATTACCTAATTCGTATCAATGCCAGCAATTATTGGGAGTCTTAGATCGTGCGAAGTCTGAAGGTTTTGTTTTATAA
- the rplT gene encoding 50S ribosomal protein L20, producing the protein MPRVKKGVTAHRRHKKILKLAKGYRGARSKQFKKANELVMKALFYARRDRRAKKGEFRRLWIARINAAARINGLSYSKLINGLTKAGVEVNRKMLADLAVNDLAAFNQLVETAKAKL; encoded by the coding sequence ATGCCGAGAGTAAAAAAAGGCGTTACTGCACATAGACGCCATAAAAAAATTCTGAAGCTGGCTAAAGGCTACCGTGGCGCCCGCAGCAAGCAGTTTAAAAAAGCCAACGAATTAGTCATGAAAGCGTTGTTCTACGCTCGTCGTGACCGTCGTGCGAAAAAAGGCGAATTCCGTCGTCTGTGGATTGCCCGTATCAATGCGGCTGCCCGTATTAACGGCTTATCCTACAGCAAATTGATCAATGGCTTGACTAAAGCCGGCGTGGAAGTAAACCGTAAAATGTTGGCCGATTTGGCTGTCAATGATCTGGCTGCTTTCAACCAGCTGGTTGAAACCGCTAAAGCAAAACTGTAA
- a CDS encoding very short patch repair endonuclease: MDNLTREQRHKNMKAIQSKDTSIEIKLRKALWKEGLRYRKNYAGLPGKPDIVFTKYKVAVFCDSDFWHGFDWENRQHAIKSNHEYWIPKIKRNIARDREVECLLKEMGWEVIRFWEWQIRKEIDACVSKIQRIILEKKIDGNV, encoded by the coding sequence ATGGATAATCTGACAAGAGAACAACGTCATAAGAACATGAAAGCTATTCAAAGTAAAGATACAAGCATTGAAATTAAACTTCGAAAAGCATTGTGGAAAGAAGGACTTAGATATAGAAAAAACTATGCTGGATTACCAGGAAAGCCTGATATTGTTTTTACAAAGTATAAGGTTGCTGTATTTTGTGACAGTGATTTTTGGCATGGATTTGATTGGGAAAATCGTCAGCATGCAATTAAGTCAAATCATGAGTATTGGATACCTAAGATCAAGCGAAATATAGCAAGAGATAGAGAGGTAGAGTGCCTCTTGAAAGAAATGGGATGGGAAGTTATTCGCTTTTGGGAGTGGCAAATACGAAAAGAGATTGATGCTTGTGTATCTAAGATACAAAGAATAATATTAGAAAAAAAGATTGATGGTAATGTATAA
- a CDS encoding GRAM domain-containing protein, whose translation MYSFSLHDNEKIIKKDHANFDSAAEKLHGALYLTTERLVFVGYVMGMEHKYLKEVSLGALTQVATARSLGLIPNALVLKTAEEEKLRFVIRRRNEWYQELMKRLKPVDRVGGLGV comes from the coding sequence ATGTATAGCTTTTCCTTGCATGATAATGAAAAAATCATAAAAAAAGATCATGCTAATTTTGATTCGGCGGCGGAAAAACTTCACGGCGCATTATATTTGACGACAGAACGGCTGGTTTTTGTGGGCTATGTAATGGGAATGGAACATAAATATCTAAAAGAAGTGTCTTTGGGGGCTCTGACGCAAGTTGCTACGGCTCGAAGCCTTGGACTTATACCCAATGCGTTAGTCCTAAAGACCGCTGAAGAGGAAAAACTGCGCTTTGTTATTCGCCGCAGGAATGAATGGTACCAAGAGCTAATGAAGAGGCTGAAGCCGGTTGACAGGGTCGGAGGCCTTGGAGTATAA
- the infC gene encoding translation initiation factor IF-3 has product MRINEEIRVREVRVTTAEGEQLGIMQVRDALQMAIEQNLDLVEVAPTARPPVCRIMDYGKFKYEQQKRDKEAKKKQKIVTIKEVKLRPNIEDHDFDVKKKNALRFLEDGDKVKVTIMFRGRELSHPELGRVLLVRMAKELADIANVERDPKLEGKNMIMILNPKQQQA; this is encoded by the coding sequence TTGCGGATCAACGAAGAGATTCGGGTAAGAGAAGTGCGGGTAACTACCGCCGAAGGTGAACAGCTAGGCATCATGCAGGTGCGCGACGCATTGCAGATGGCTATCGAACAGAATCTCGACCTGGTAGAAGTTGCTCCGACGGCTCGTCCGCCGGTATGCCGCATCATGGACTATGGAAAGTTCAAGTATGAGCAGCAAAAAAGGGACAAAGAAGCAAAAAAGAAACAAAAAATCGTTACCATCAAAGAAGTCAAACTTCGTCCTAATATCGAAGACCACGACTTTGATGTTAAGAAAAAAAATGCCCTGCGTTTTCTAGAAGATGGTGACAAGGTCAAAGTGACCATCATGTTCCGTGGCCGGGAATTATCCCATCCGGAATTAGGGCGGGTTTTGCTTGTGCGTATGGCCAAGGAATTGGCTGATATCGCCAATGTAGAACGCGATCCGAAGCTGGAAGGCAAGAACATGATTATGATTCTAAATCCCAAACAACAGCAGGCATAA
- a CDS encoding class II fructose-bisphosphate aldolase has product MALVTMAELLQDARRRQYAVGGFNVFNFETLGAVVEVAEELKTPLVLGIPERLFKFVDADLLGAAMVRAAHKASVPVALHLDHSHTYEGILKAVRWGFTSVMFDGSRLSFEENIRRTKEVAKIAHASGLTVEGELGSLGGEAASGLEEAALFAQKTRIDALAVGCGNHLGDSADAALDVERLGMLRQMVQIPLVMHGGAGLQAEEYRRLIQAGIAKINIATDTSTVAAEQLKKELSRTPHMNYVNLMAIVKKGVKESVRKYMLAFECISKAKAI; this is encoded by the coding sequence GTGGCTTTAGTAACAATGGCAGAACTTCTACAGGATGCGCGGCGGCGGCAATACGCAGTAGGAGGATTTAATGTTTTTAATTTTGAAACCTTGGGAGCGGTAGTTGAAGTAGCGGAAGAATTAAAAACGCCTTTAGTTCTGGGGATTCCGGAACGGTTATTTAAGTTTGTCGACGCGGATTTGCTGGGAGCTGCTATGGTGCGGGCTGCTCATAAAGCAAGTGTTCCAGTGGCCTTGCATTTGGATCACAGCCATACGTACGAGGGGATTTTGAAAGCCGTGCGGTGGGGGTTTACTTCGGTCATGTTTGACGGTTCCAGGCTGTCTTTTGAGGAAAACATACGCCGGACGAAGGAAGTGGCCAAAATTGCGCATGCTTCCGGGCTGACGGTGGAAGGGGAACTTGGCTCCTTGGGCGGCGAGGCTGCAAGCGGGTTAGAAGAGGCGGCGCTGTTTGCGCAAAAAACTCGTATTGACGCCTTGGCGGTAGGCTGTGGTAATCATTTAGGAGATAGTGCAGATGCTGCACTGGACGTTGAACGTCTTGGAATGCTGCGTCAGATGGTGCAGATTCCGTTAGTCATGCATGGCGGCGCTGGCCTGCAGGCGGAAGAGTATCGGCGTTTGATTCAAGCAGGCATTGCTAAAATTAATATTGCAACCGACACGTCAACGGTGGCGGCGGAGCAGTTGAAAAAAGAACTGTCGCGGACGCCGCACATGAATTATGTCAATTTGATGGCTATTGTTAAAAAAGGCGTCAAAGAGTCGGTGCGCAAGTACATGCTGGCCTTTGAGTGCATCTCTAAGGCCAAAGCTATTTAA
- a CDS encoding DUF1858 domain-containing protein produces the protein MQPKGANLQKIRDGKKTYAVTPHLPGGFVKPDVLRRYAEAAEQFGGVLKLTSAQRIMITGLKAEDVEGVWELLGMQPAMGFANCVRSIKMCPGDTFCKRGKQDAIKLGMELDKRYHKKEMPSRIKMGVAGCPNSCAEVHVKDVGFIGTENGWDVYVGGCAGAQPRLADKLLGSLNLEEALRMAEVIVSFYKQNAEVERMGVFIDRIGFGSFQKEVLSRFYGQQQSDSAETGLPLPKQTTSAPLLKGNLQPGDMVNEDTVISDILQVYPHTVPVFRSFGLGCLGCPSSTGEPLHQAAAIHGLQVSDLVSALNSSIKEEQNQ, from the coding sequence ATGCAGCCTAAAGGTGCAAACTTGCAAAAAATAAGAGACGGGAAAAAAACGTATGCGGTGACGCCGCATCTGCCGGGAGGTTTTGTCAAACCGGATGTACTGCGGCGCTATGCGGAAGCAGCGGAGCAATTCGGCGGTGTGTTGAAGCTGACCTCGGCGCAGCGTATTATGATCACCGGCTTGAAAGCGGAAGATGTGGAAGGCGTATGGGAGCTGCTGGGTATGCAGCCTGCCATGGGTTTTGCCAATTGCGTGCGTAGCATCAAAATGTGCCCGGGCGACACCTTTTGCAAGCGCGGCAAGCAAGACGCCATAAAGCTAGGGATGGAGCTGGACAAGCGCTACCATAAAAAAGAAATGCCTTCGCGCATTAAAATGGGCGTAGCCGGCTGCCCTAATTCCTGCGCTGAGGTGCATGTGAAGGACGTAGGCTTCATCGGTACGGAAAACGGCTGGGACGTGTATGTAGGCGGCTGCGCCGGAGCGCAGCCCCGGCTGGCGGATAAGCTGCTGGGCTCGCTGAATCTGGAAGAGGCTCTGCGGATGGCGGAGGTTATTGTTTCGTTCTACAAGCAAAACGCTGAGGTAGAGCGCATGGGAGTCTTTATTGACCGCATTGGCTTTGGGAGCTTTCAAAAAGAAGTGTTGAGCCGTTTTTACGGGCAGCAGCAATCCGATTCCGCAGAGACGGGGCTTCCTTTGCCTAAGCAAACGACGTCTGCGCCACTTTTAAAGGGAAATTTGCAACCGGGAGATATGGTGAACGAGGATACGGTGATTAGTGATATTCTGCAGGTGTATCCGCATACAGTACCGGTTTTCCGCTCTTTTGGCTTGGGCTGCCTGGGTTGTCCGTCTTCGACAGGAGAGCCGCTGCATCAAGCGGCTGCTATTCACGGCCTACAGGTAAGCGACCTGGTATCGGCGCTAAACAGCAGCATTAAAGAAGAACAGAACCAATAG
- the thrS gene encoding threonine--tRNA ligase, whose amino-acid sequence MVQVKLKDGSIREVAQGTTLGELAEQLSRSLAKKVLVGKVDGQVKDLASKLNQDAAVELLTFEEDAGRDALRHSASHLLAQAVKRLYGDKKVKIAIGPAIANGFYYDFDVEEPFSTEDLARIQKEMEKIVKEDLPISRKEASREEAVALFAARGEDYKVELIQDLPADAVISMYEQGEFVDLCAGPHVSSTGKLKAIQLQSVAGAYWRGDEKRKMLQRIYGTVFEKKADLDAYLLMLEEAAKRDHRKLGKELDLFSMQEEGPGFPFFHPNGMVVRNELETFWRKMHRKYGYQEIRTPIILNQKLWQQSGHWDHYRENMYFTEIDGEGYAVKPMNCPGGILVYRSQYHSYRDLPLRTCELGLVHRHEISGALHGLMRVRSFTQDDAHIFMLPSQIKEEIQGVIDLFNEVYSTFGLSYHAELSTRPEDSMGSDEVWETATKALQDALDERGMEYKVNEGDGAFYGPKIDFHLRDSIGRTWQCGTIQLDMLMPEKFDLNYIGEDGQKHRPVMIHRVAYGSLERFIGILIEHFAGAFPAWLAPIQVKILPITDRHMDYAKKVAKEMWAQDIRVTVDERNEKIGYKIREAQMQKIPYVLVVGDKEMENGTVAVRKRGEGDLGPQATDVFTKQLLAEIAAKK is encoded by the coding sequence ATGGTACAAGTAAAATTAAAAGACGGCAGTATTCGCGAGGTGGCTCAGGGTACTACTCTTGGCGAACTAGCAGAACAGCTCAGCCGTTCCTTGGCTAAAAAAGTACTGGTAGGCAAAGTGGACGGGCAGGTAAAGGATTTGGCCAGCAAGCTGAATCAGGATGCGGCAGTGGAGCTTTTGACGTTTGAAGAGGACGCAGGACGAGATGCGTTGCGCCACAGCGCATCTCACTTGTTAGCTCAAGCGGTCAAGCGCTTATATGGCGACAAGAAAGTAAAAATTGCCATTGGTCCGGCCATTGCTAATGGCTTCTATTACGATTTTGACGTGGAAGAACCTTTTAGTACGGAAGATTTGGCTCGTATCCAAAAGGAAATGGAAAAAATCGTTAAAGAAGATTTGCCGATTTCCCGCAAGGAAGCCAGCCGCGAAGAGGCTGTTGCTTTGTTTGCCGCGCGCGGTGAAGACTACAAAGTGGAATTGATTCAGGACTTGCCGGCAGATGCGGTTATTTCCATGTACGAGCAAGGTGAATTTGTCGACCTGTGCGCCGGTCCTCATGTTTCGTCTACAGGGAAGCTCAAAGCCATTCAGCTGCAGTCGGTTGCCGGCGCTTACTGGCGAGGCGATGAAAAACGAAAAATGCTGCAGCGTATTTACGGTACGGTCTTTGAGAAGAAAGCGGACTTAGACGCCTACCTGTTAATGCTGGAGGAAGCAGCGAAAAGGGATCACCGCAAACTGGGCAAAGAATTGGATCTGTTCAGCATGCAAGAGGAAGGCCCTGGATTTCCTTTCTTCCATCCCAACGGCATGGTTGTGCGCAATGAATTGGAAACGTTCTGGCGTAAAATGCACCGGAAATATGGCTACCAGGAAATTCGGACGCCGATTATTTTGAACCAGAAATTATGGCAGCAGTCCGGACATTGGGATCATTACCGGGAAAACATGTACTTTACGGAGATTGACGGTGAAGGCTACGCGGTAAAACCGATGAACTGTCCTGGGGGCATCCTTGTATATCGGTCGCAGTATCATAGTTACCGGGATTTGCCCTTGCGCACCTGTGAGCTGGGACTGGTGCATCGTCATGAGATTTCAGGCGCTTTACACGGCTTGATGCGCGTACGCAGCTTTACCCAGGATGATGCGCATATTTTTATGCTGCCGTCGCAAATTAAAGAAGAAATCCAGGGCGTTATTGATTTATTCAATGAAGTATACAGCACTTTTGGCCTTTCGTATCATGCGGAGCTTTCCACTCGTCCCGAGGACTCTATGGGCTCGGATGAGGTTTGGGAAACGGCTACCAAGGCGCTTCAAGACGCCCTTGATGAGCGAGGCATGGAATATAAGGTCAATGAAGGCGATGGCGCTTTTTACGGTCCGAAAATTGACTTCCATCTGCGCGATTCCATTGGGCGGACTTGGCAGTGCGGCACCATTCAATTGGACATGCTGATGCCGGAAAAATTCGACTTGAACTACATTGGCGAAGACGGTCAAAAGCATCGCCCTGTAATGATTCACCGCGTGGCTTATGGCAGCCTGGAGCGATTCATTGGCATTCTGATTGAACATTTTGCAGGAGCCTTCCCAGCTTGGCTGGCGCCGATACAGGTTAAAATTTTGCCCATTACGGACCGTCACATGGACTATGCTAAAAAAGTCGCTAAAGAAATGTGGGCTCAGGATATCCGCGTGACTGTAGATGAGCGCAACGAAAAAATCGGCTATAAAATCAGAGAAGCGCAAATGCAAAAAATTCCTTATGTGCTGGTGGTAGGCGATAAGGAAATGGAAAATGGCACTGTGGCTGTGCGTAAACGGGGCGAAGGAGATTTGGGACCGCAGGCGACGGACGTCTTTACGAAGCAGCTGTTAGCGGAAATTGCTGCCAAAAAATAA
- a CDS encoding DNA cytosine methyltransferase, whose product MYSVVDLFAGAGGLSLGFQQTHKFDIKVAFETNRNAQKTYRRNHPHTRLFDDVCKADYSSIITEFGPIDVVIGGPPCQGFSNVNRQKNHAISKNNMLVKQYVRAVLELQPKAFIMENVGMLKSNTHRFYMDKEDIRTVEEYNIPTLETELPLLDEEYVSKEALEITQDEKLINQYLWDEAEYFLLNIVFRQRKNSKKLEEALAKYQKKLLNLVDKLIKIEVGQSEIITLNYKVGKSIDDYYRGLLSAQEVVSILEKPIMIQRMLSKSKEIFDNNILVERYTGDKHIVAHTRSFAVYDYLKQVLGSDKNGYVIDNGVLSAADFGVPQKRMRFVVMGIKKSICSKVELPKGSFKAEAYNTVRDAIGDLSNINPGYNVAEDSGIVIEPVGNEISTLGRKLRDTNILYNHIVTETRETALKRFAAIRQGENFHSLDLTMKEDTYTDASRTQNTIYLRLDYNEPSGTVINVRKSMWIHPEQNRAISIREAARLQSFPDSFVFEGTKDAQYQQVGNAVPPILAKAIAKKLAKLLNKGLAEHGLSKKMINGEKFCEVI is encoded by the coding sequence ATGTATTCAGTTGTTGATTTGTTTGCAGGAGCTGGTGGCTTAAGTCTTGGCTTTCAGCAAACGCATAAATTTGATATAAAAGTAGCATTTGAAACAAATCGAAATGCACAAAAGACATATCGGCGTAATCACCCGCATACACGGTTGTTTGATGATGTATGCAAGGCTGATTATAGCTCAATTATTACCGAGTTTGGTCCGATAGATGTTGTCATAGGCGGGCCTCCATGTCAGGGATTTTCTAATGTAAATAGACAAAAAAACCATGCAATTAGTAAAAATAATATGCTGGTCAAGCAATATGTCCGAGCAGTCCTTGAGTTGCAGCCGAAAGCATTCATTATGGAGAATGTAGGTATGCTGAAGTCCAATACTCATAGGTTTTATATGGACAAAGAGGATATAAGAACAGTTGAAGAGTATAATATCCCAACATTGGAGACAGAACTACCTCTGCTTGATGAAGAGTATGTTTCCAAAGAAGCTTTGGAGATTACGCAGGACGAGAAACTAATAAATCAGTATCTCTGGGATGAGGCTGAATATTTCTTGCTTAATATAGTTTTTCGGCAAAGGAAGAACAGTAAAAAACTTGAAGAAGCATTAGCTAAGTACCAAAAAAAACTATTAAACCTTGTGGATAAATTGATAAAAATTGAAGTTGGTCAAAGTGAAATAATTACGCTGAATTATAAAGTTGGAAAATCAATTGATGATTATTATCGAGGATTGCTTAGTGCGCAGGAAGTCGTTAGCATTCTTGAAAAGCCAATAATGATTCAAAGAATGCTAAGTAAATCAAAGGAAATATTTGACAACAATATTCTTGTTGAACGGTATACGGGAGATAAGCATATTGTTGCCCATACTCGTTCCTTTGCTGTATATGATTATTTGAAGCAGGTTCTTGGATCAGATAAAAATGGTTATGTCATAGATAATGGAGTTTTAAGTGCCGCTGATTTCGGGGTGCCTCAAAAGAGAATGCGGTTTGTGGTTATGGGTATAAAAAAAAGCATTTGTTCTAAAGTAGAGCTTCCTAAAGGATCTTTTAAAGCAGAAGCGTATAATACTGTTCGAGATGCAATTGGGGATTTGTCCAATATAAATCCAGGGTATAACGTGGCGGAGGATAGTGGAATTGTAATCGAGCCGGTGGGAAATGAAATTAGTACTTTAGGAAGAAAGCTTAGGGATACTAATATCTTATATAATCATATTGTTACTGAAACGAGGGAGACGGCTCTTAAACGGTTTGCTGCTATTAGGCAAGGGGAAAACTTTCACTCGCTAGATTTAACAATGAAGGAAGATACTTATACTGATGCCAGCCGAACGCAAAATACTATATATTTACGGTTAGATTATAATGAACCATCTGGGACTGTGATTAATGTGAGAAAGTCTATGTGGATTCATCCAGAACAAAATAGAGCTATTAGTATTAGAGAGGCAGCGAGGTTGCAATCCTTTCCGGATAGTTTTGTTTTTGAAGGAACCAAAGATGCACAGTATCAGCAAGTGGGAAATGCAGTTCCCCCTATTCTTGCTAAGGCAATCGCAAAAAAACTTGCAAAGTTATTGAACAAAGGCTTGGCAGAGCATGGTCTTTCGAAAAAGATGATTAATGGAGAAAAATTTTGCGAGGTTATCTGA
- the rpmI gene encoding 50S ribosomal protein L35 encodes MPKIKTRRSAAKRFRITASGEFKRAKAFKSHILECKSPKRKRNLRKASLVSKSDHKRVQLMLPNA; translated from the coding sequence ATGCCGAAAATCAAAACTCGTAGAAGCGCTGCCAAACGTTTTCGTATCACCGCTAGCGGTGAGTTCAAGCGCGCCAAAGCTTTTAAAAGCCATATCCTGGAATGCAAATCGCCTAAGCGTAAGCGCAACCTGCGCAAAGCTTCGCTGGTAAGCAAGTCCGACCACAAGCGCGTACAGCTTATGCTGCCGAACGCATAA